The genomic DNA CTATTCTGTTGCCAAGGAGTTCTCATCTCCCACTTTCCTTTTTCAGCCAGTTTGCGAAGATAATGCATTAGCGTGGTGGGTTATACTCCATCTCCAGTATTGTGATTGGATGGCCTCTTAAAGGCGGCAGATCAGCGAGAGCAATCCTCTATGAATCTAGAGTCTCCACAGAGGGTACTGCCAAAGACGCGACCAAATACCTGGCGGGTGGGTACTTGGATATGGATAATGCTGCCGTGTTGTTCTTCGCTCCTCAAAACTACTAAAGTGAATGTcgctgaaaaaaaaaaaaaagaaaccaatATCTTCTTTAACTCATCTTCTATACTGCTCCCAAGCGTTGCCAAATCTGCATTCCAATAATAGAATCGAAAATCTGACGGCAATGCCCAGCCGCAAGCGCGCCGCATCATCGTCTCTGCAATACCCGCGCCGACCACGGCGAATTTCCCACATACCTAGGAAGCTCAATGCTGTAGCTTGCATTGACGATGAAAATGCTTTGTTGGATGGGACTGATGAGAATGCGTTCTACAGTACAGATGACGACTACAGGTCCGAGGAGGAGGACCCCGAGAGCGAGaaagacgatgaagaagaaataaGTGCGTCCGAGAAAGATAtcaaagaggaagaagaagatacggacgaagaggaagacaagaaGAGGGTGGTTACTATCATTCCTCACGAAATGTTACGTCCGCTCGATGGTGTTGAATACGCAGACCACAAAATACATAAGAATACTTTGCTATACCTGGAAGACCTTAGGGTCAATAACAGACGTTCTTGGTTCAAGAGTAAGTACTGGCTAGTGGGATATAGACTTATACTAACACCAGAAGGTCACGAGAAGGAGTTCAGACGTGCCTT from Aspergillus chevalieri M1 DNA, chromosome 1, nearly complete sequence includes the following:
- a CDS encoding DUF2461 domain-containing protein (COG:S;~EggNog:ENOG410PJAH;~InterPro:IPR012808), which translates into the protein MPSRKRAASSSLQYPRRPRRISHIPRKLNAVACIDDENALLDGTDENAFYSTDDDYRSEEEDPESEKDDEEEISASEKDIKEEEEDTDEEEDKKRVVTIIPHEMLRPLDGVEYADHKIHKNTLLYLEDLRVNNRRSWFKSHEKEFRRALKDWETFVETITPKVIGFDSNIPELPPKDFIFRIYRDIRFSKDQRPYKGYDTHHRDIQLLKLRNYHVVKKVDDAIFTTEDGQEGIINIISILQPFVTFLNDIIMPDPDRV